The following proteins come from a genomic window of Pyxidicoccus sp. MSG2:
- the dapF gene encoding diaminopimelate epimerase, protein MDAHERIFKYQGLGNDFVILDRRRTGVDIDAATSRWMCDRRLGIGADGVLSILPSQHAVARMVVHNADGSIAEMCGNGLRCAVKYLVDHTDDSPGRIDVETGAGVLSCIPGYGDGGVIGVDISMGPARLVAPNLPSGATGKPFLDLPLPGHPGLRGSAVSMGNPHLVLLDQPLEDAPRLGPTLEVHPSFPDRTNVEFVRVESDGLTVVVWERGCGLTQACGTGACASAVAAVLAKRLPPDAWLRVTLPGGDLRIRVPADLSDIRLRGPVAFVFEGVVVFPSPR, encoded by the coding sequence GTGGACGCTCACGAGCGCATCTTCAAGTATCAGGGCCTGGGCAATGACTTCGTCATCCTGGACCGCCGTCGCACGGGCGTGGACATCGACGCCGCGACGTCACGGTGGATGTGCGACCGGCGCCTGGGCATCGGCGCGGACGGGGTGCTCTCCATCCTCCCCTCGCAGCACGCCGTGGCGCGCATGGTGGTGCACAACGCCGACGGCAGCATCGCGGAGATGTGCGGCAACGGCCTGCGCTGCGCGGTGAAGTACCTGGTGGACCACACCGACGACAGCCCCGGCCGCATCGACGTGGAGACCGGCGCGGGCGTGCTCTCCTGCATCCCCGGCTATGGCGACGGCGGCGTCATCGGCGTGGACATCTCCATGGGCCCCGCGCGCCTCGTCGCGCCCAACCTGCCCTCGGGCGCCACCGGCAAGCCCTTCCTCGACCTGCCCCTGCCGGGCCACCCCGGCCTGCGCGGCTCCGCGGTGAGCATGGGCAACCCGCACCTCGTCCTCCTGGACCAGCCCCTCGAGGACGCCCCCCGCCTGGGGCCCACGCTCGAAGTGCACCCGTCCTTCCCCGACCGCACCAACGTGGAGTTCGTGCGCGTGGAATCGGATGGCCTCACGGTAGTCGTCTGGGAGCGGGGCTGCGGGCTGACGCAGGCGTGCGGCACCGGGGCCTGCGCGTCGGCGGTGGCGGCCGTGCTGGCGAAGCGCCTGCCCCCGGACGCCTGGCTGCGCGTCACGCTGCCGGGCGGAGACCTGCGCATCCGTGTGCCCGCCGACCTGTCCGACATCCGCCTCCGTGGCCCGGTGGCCTTCGTGTTCGAGGGCGTTGTCGTGTTTCCGTCCCCCCGGTAA
- a CDS encoding response regulator: MAGPILVVDDDLFFRQVASDMLTRNGHRVVAVENATLALVEASRTPFDLVITDVVMPGVDGFALTARLRERDPDQEVILVSHRTDVRGSEMALRSGAADCLTKPVEETDMLLAVDRALERASLRRERTQLRDENLEFARFHNLHQRCLELISHPDLEWLQERIIAELSAVCDAQSAALWVMDDRGDLVLRAYRGLLDKQFLAEKMNPEGPLAGRLREALPWLARDERSAVMYVPLVSSGEVVGLAQLSDPLAGDFRPEHSRDAKVLADFAAVGVKNGRRMLALQRLGLRDRETAAYNLSYFTDYASKEIYKARRYGRTFSLLTFSIDNLPLVRVRQGAADAKKAVRGIIRALSKIIRDSDVIAKASDQEFYLLLPETDFFGALMFVRRAVAAVREEPEVQDVEQRLPLALVGGASTFPKDGEDFDELVHRCRRRMDERRASLQRRLMLDGLPFWDEVDLLLGTPTSPRLPVDERSEPSRRGKVSDALFDELQAEIARELMRDPGSRGILYVGGPEIRTDLPIASGLESAPPDMASRIYLLGRRVDLESHPALTPVFLEGDDRVTRHEFILWLSENAAYALIQRRGLGATWGFHTSDTAVVDGLISKLQAEYDLQPY, encoded by the coding sequence GTGGCCGGACCCATCCTCGTCGTCGATGACGACCTGTTCTTCCGACAAGTCGCCAGCGACATGCTCACCCGCAACGGGCACCGCGTGGTGGCCGTGGAGAACGCAACGCTCGCGCTCGTGGAGGCGTCCCGCACGCCCTTCGACCTCGTCATCACGGACGTGGTGATGCCCGGCGTGGACGGCTTCGCGCTCACCGCGCGCCTGCGCGAGCGGGACCCGGACCAGGAGGTCATCCTCGTCAGCCATCGCACGGACGTGCGCGGCTCGGAGATGGCGCTGCGCTCCGGCGCCGCGGACTGCCTGACGAAGCCGGTGGAGGAAACCGACATGCTGCTGGCGGTGGACCGCGCCCTGGAGCGCGCCAGCCTCCGCCGCGAGCGCACGCAACTGCGCGACGAGAATCTCGAGTTCGCCCGCTTCCACAACCTGCACCAGCGCTGCCTGGAGCTCATCTCCCATCCGGACCTGGAGTGGTTGCAGGAGCGCATCATCGCGGAGCTGAGCGCCGTCTGTGACGCGCAGAGCGCCGCGCTGTGGGTGATGGACGACCGGGGCGACCTGGTGCTGCGCGCGTACCGGGGGCTGCTCGACAAGCAGTTCCTCGCGGAGAAGATGAACCCCGAGGGGCCGCTGGCCGGCCGCCTGCGCGAGGCCCTGCCGTGGCTCGCGCGCGACGAGCGCTCCGCGGTGATGTACGTGCCGCTCGTGTCCTCCGGGGAAGTCGTCGGCCTGGCGCAGCTGTCGGACCCGCTCGCCGGGGACTTCCGCCCCGAGCACTCGCGCGACGCCAAGGTGCTCGCGGACTTCGCCGCGGTGGGTGTGAAGAACGGCCGGCGGATGCTCGCGCTCCAGCGGCTGGGCCTGAGAGACCGCGAGACGGCGGCGTACAACCTCAGCTACTTCACCGACTACGCGTCCAAGGAAATCTACAAGGCGCGCCGCTACGGGCGGACCTTCTCGCTGCTGACCTTCTCCATCGACAACCTGCCGCTGGTGCGCGTGCGGCAGGGTGCGGCGGACGCGAAGAAGGCGGTGCGCGGCATCATCCGGGCGCTCAGCAAGATCATCCGCGACTCGGACGTCATCGCGAAGGCGAGCGACCAGGAGTTCTACCTCCTCCTGCCGGAGACGGACTTCTTCGGCGCGCTGATGTTCGTGCGTCGCGCGGTGGCGGCGGTGCGCGAGGAGCCGGAGGTGCAGGACGTGGAGCAGCGCCTGCCGCTGGCCCTCGTCGGCGGAGCGAGCACCTTCCCGAAGGACGGGGAGGACTTCGACGAATTGGTCCACCGCTGCCGCCGCCGCATGGACGAGCGGCGCGCGTCCCTGCAGCGCCGGCTGATGCTGGACGGGCTGCCCTTCTGGGACGAGGTGGACCTGCTCCTGGGCACGCCGACGAGCCCCCGGCTGCCGGTGGACGAGCGCTCCGAGCCGAGCCGCCGCGGCAAGGTCTCCGACGCGCTCTTCGACGAGCTGCAGGCGGAGATTGCCCGCGAGCTGATGAGAGACCCGGGCTCACGCGGAATCCTGTACGTGGGCGGGCCGGAGATTCGCACGGACCTGCCCATCGCCTCGGGGCTGGAGTCGGCGCCGCCAGACATGGCGTCGCGCATCTACCTGCTGGGCCGCCGCGTGGACCTGGAGTCACACCCCGCGCTGACGCCCGTGTTCCTGGAAGGGGATGACCGGGTGACGCGGCACGAGTTCATCCTCTGGCTCTCGGAGAACGCCGCGTACGCGCTCATCCAGCGGCGCGGGCTCGGGGCGACCTGGGGCTTCCATACCTCGGACACCGCGGTGGTGGACGGGCTCATCTCCAAGCTGCAGGCCGAGTACGACCTGCAGCCCTACTGA
- a CDS encoding fatty acid desaturase family protein, whose amino-acid sequence MSQATKAKFLESGPFHQDLKARVEQYLESSGRSARDLPGMYLKTAVILGWFGASYAWLVFGATNVWGVMAGCVSLGLAIAGIGFSVQHDANHGSYSSSRSVNRLLGWSLDVIGGSSYVWNWKHNIFHHSHTNVVGLDEDIDIQPLCRIAPGQRLHAAHRFQHLYIWVLYGLLSVKWHFIDDFKDLVTGRVGRQKMPRPSGRKLAGMLVGKALFYGWTLVVPILLHPLWQVALAYALTAFVLGLTLATVFQLAHCVEEAAFTEVPQHSHAFPHDWATHQIGSTVDFARGNRLVSWYLGGLNYQVEHHLFPRVCHLHYPALSRIVEDTCREHGVHYRVNTSVGAALKSHVRWLKRMGQPVIEVAV is encoded by the coding sequence TTGTCGCAAGCGACGAAGGCGAAGTTCCTGGAGTCAGGGCCCTTCCATCAGGACCTCAAGGCGCGGGTGGAGCAGTACCTGGAATCAAGCGGTCGCTCTGCCCGGGACCTGCCCGGCATGTACCTGAAGACCGCGGTCATCCTCGGCTGGTTCGGGGCCTCGTACGCCTGGCTCGTCTTCGGCGCGACGAACGTGTGGGGCGTCATGGCCGGGTGCGTGTCGCTCGGGCTCGCCATCGCCGGCATCGGCTTCAGCGTCCAGCATGACGCCAACCACGGCAGCTATTCATCGAGCCGGAGCGTCAACCGCCTGCTCGGATGGTCGCTGGATGTCATTGGCGGCTCCTCCTACGTGTGGAACTGGAAGCACAACATCTTCCACCACAGCCACACCAACGTCGTCGGCCTGGACGAGGACATCGACATCCAGCCGCTGTGCCGGATTGCCCCGGGCCAGCGGCTGCACGCGGCCCATCGCTTCCAGCACCTCTACATCTGGGTGCTCTACGGGCTCTTGTCGGTGAAGTGGCACTTCATCGACGACTTCAAGGACCTGGTCACCGGCCGCGTCGGCCGGCAGAAGATGCCGCGCCCCTCCGGGCGGAAGCTCGCCGGGATGCTCGTCGGCAAGGCCCTCTTCTATGGCTGGACGCTCGTGGTGCCCATACTCCTCCATCCGCTCTGGCAGGTGGCGCTCGCCTACGCGCTCACCGCCTTCGTGCTCGGGCTGACGCTGGCGACGGTGTTCCAGCTCGCGCACTGCGTGGAGGAGGCCGCCTTCACCGAGGTGCCCCAGCACAGCCACGCCTTCCCCCACGACTGGGCCACCCATCAGATCGGCTCCACCGTGGACTTCGCGCGGGGCAACCGGCTGGTGAGCTGGTATCTCGGTGGACTCAACTATCAGGTGGAGCACCACCTCTTCCCACGCGTGTGTCACCTGCACTACCCGGCGCTCTCGCGCATCGTCGAGGACACCTGCCGCGAGCACGGCGTCCACTACCGGGTGAACACGAGCGTGGGTGCGGCATTGAAGAGCCACGTGCGCTGGCTCAAGCGGATGGGACAGCCCGTCATCGAGGTTGCGGTATGA
- a CDS encoding DUF2278 family protein, protein MPLKQYGVLKGSATEMKLGSGPSPHYQVRIVAGGVHYRIAVNVSSKLPPSDLQFLVDEHFQHPLAETLEALPPGFTPIPSSAGGLALDFIRGNLFDRDGMTPLPPNVPGPDNDLNEKLDHYFQRAARDAQAQVYAFGEPWGPEPAEDKYFHFKPGRGIHDIHMNQGNDPSFADQDGVYQDGGVLIHLPATQQWVGIFLKFQSQSWHTDDRTGHTLDGTIPIPHDGVVRIIAALVNDTRSPERETITLLNTSPDPVSLDGWALVDKNKHKQPLSGDLPPGATRLLPVAKPLELSNNGGLISLLDDQGLKIDGVSYVKAQARPGWTVVF, encoded by the coding sequence ATGCCGCTGAAGCAATATGGAGTCTTGAAGGGCTCGGCCACCGAGATGAAGCTGGGCTCGGGACCGAGCCCCCACTATCAGGTGCGAATCGTGGCCGGGGGGGTGCATTACCGCATCGCGGTCAACGTCAGCTCGAAGCTGCCGCCCTCGGACCTGCAATTCCTCGTCGACGAGCACTTCCAGCATCCTCTCGCGGAGACGCTCGAAGCGCTGCCTCCCGGCTTCACGCCCATTCCCAGCAGCGCGGGCGGACTGGCGCTCGACTTCATCCGCGGCAACCTCTTCGACCGCGACGGCATGACGCCGCTGCCGCCCAACGTCCCCGGGCCGGACAATGACCTGAACGAGAAGCTGGACCACTACTTCCAGCGCGCCGCGCGGGACGCGCAGGCCCAGGTCTATGCCTTCGGCGAGCCCTGGGGCCCCGAGCCCGCCGAGGACAAGTATTTCCACTTCAAGCCCGGACGGGGCATCCACGACATCCACATGAACCAGGGCAACGACCCGTCCTTCGCCGACCAGGACGGCGTCTACCAGGACGGCGGCGTGCTCATCCACCTCCCCGCGACGCAGCAGTGGGTGGGCATCTTCCTCAAGTTCCAGTCGCAGTCGTGGCACACCGACGACAGGACGGGTCACACCCTCGACGGCACCATCCCCATCCCCCACGACGGCGTCGTGCGCATCATCGCCGCGCTCGTCAACGACACGCGCTCGCCCGAGCGGGAGACCATCACCCTGCTCAACACCTCGCCCGATCCGGTGTCGCTCGACGGGTGGGCGCTCGTGGACAAGAACAAGCACAAGCAGCCCTTGAGCGGAGATCTGCCGCCGGGCGCCACGCGGCTATTGCCAGTGGCAAAGCCCCTGGAGTTGTCAAACAACGGCGGCCTCATCTCGCTCCTCGATGACCAGGGCCTGAAGATCGACGGCGTCTCGTATGTGAAGGCGCAGGCCCGTCCCGGTTGGACGGTCGTCTTCTAG
- a CDS encoding alpha/beta hydrolase: MGHVHIIRDFASPQEGRTRTVRIYTPDAYETAPEQRFPVLYMHDGQNVFAHPESALFDTWCANHTLERLVSEGRIGPWLIVAVDSTHDRLAEYSPWPEPRGGISARGEPFVRFLVDTLKPWVDSVYRTRQGPEWTGLMGASLGGLMSLHLGWRYPNLFGRIGALSPSVMWSWDRLFGEWTAHTRRWSRIYLDAGTDETVDPVGYVMRYGEATRNFHRHLQHLGYADHELRLVLEPGGQHHERDWQRRLPEAMGWLLG; this comes from the coding sequence ATGGGACACGTCCACATCATCCGAGACTTCGCCTCTCCCCAGGAGGGGCGCACCCGCACCGTGCGCATCTACACGCCGGACGCGTACGAGACAGCGCCGGAGCAGCGCTTCCCCGTGCTCTACATGCACGACGGGCAGAACGTCTTCGCCCACCCGGAGTCGGCGCTCTTCGACACCTGGTGCGCGAACCACACGCTGGAGCGCCTGGTCTCCGAGGGCCGCATCGGCCCATGGCTCATCGTCGCGGTGGACTCCACGCACGACAGGCTCGCCGAGTACTCCCCCTGGCCCGAGCCGCGCGGCGGCATCTCCGCCCGCGGCGAGCCCTTCGTCCGCTTCCTCGTCGACACGCTCAAGCCCTGGGTCGACAGCGTCTACCGCACGCGCCAGGGGCCTGAGTGGACCGGCCTCATGGGCGCGTCGCTCGGCGGGCTGATGTCGCTGCACCTCGGCTGGCGGTACCCGAACCTCTTCGGCCGCATCGGCGCGCTGTCACCTTCCGTGATGTGGAGCTGGGACCGGCTCTTCGGCGAGTGGACGGCCCACACGCGCAGGTGGTCGCGCATCTACCTGGACGCGGGCACGGACGAGACGGTGGACCCCGTGGGCTACGTCATGCGCTACGGCGAGGCCACGCGGAACTTCCACCGCCACCTCCAGCACCTGGGCTACGCGGACCACGAACTGCGCCTGGTGCTCGAACCCGGGGGCCAGCACCACGAGCGGGACTGGCAGCGGCGGCTCCCGGAAGCGATGGGCTGGCTGCTGGGCTAG